The following is a genomic window from Armatimonadota bacterium.
TCCGACTGGCTCTCAAGCGCGCCGGGTGCGAACCGCACCAGGCAGTGATGGTCGGCGATCGGATAGACAACGACATTCGCCCCGCCAAGGCGCTGGGCTGGCGGACGATTCGCGTACTGCAAGGGTTCGCGAAAGCGCAGAGCCCGAGAGGGCCTGACGAAGAGCCGGACTTCACAGTCAGCAGCCTCAAGGATATCGTGTCCCTCCTTCGCTAGCCGGGCTCATCCATTGCAGGCCGGGTCGGAGCATGTCTACAGGAGGAATCCTGATGTCCGCAGAAGCATCCCGCGGTGGAGCTATGCGGAGCCGAGGTCGCCGAGCCCGCGATGGGCGACCGATGTCGATGAAGGCCGTGCCGTCCAGAATGCCGGCGATGGCAACTGCAGTCGCTGCTCTTGTGACCGTGATCGCGGCCCCCGCATCCGCCAACCTTGTGCCAACGCCGTTCATCGAGGAAGGCGTGTTACGGTTTCTCCCGGTGAAGGTGCCGGTCTGGCTCGCTTGGGAACTCGGGGCCATCATTGTTGAGACGGGAGTGCTACTGTTGCTCGGCCTTGGCATACTGCGCACCCTCGGCGTGGCGACCGGCGCCAACGTCGTCAGCGCGGTGGTCAGCACTCTGCTTGCGCCGCCCACGGCGCCGAGCACGGCCCTGGCGCCGACGGGCTTCGTCGTCCTCATCACCGAGGTGCTGGTCGCGCTGGTTTTGATCCGGCAATTGCCATCCTTGCTTACGGCGTCGGTGATATTGTGGGCGAATGCGCTATCGTTCGCGATACTGTGTGTTTTGCTCGTGACCGTGCAATGGCCGCAGGTCGAAGGCGGCGTCGTACTGCTCATCGTGCCTGTGACCGCCGGGTGGGCTGCGGTTCTGCTGCGACGCGCAGCGGAGAGCATGCGGCCTGGCGTGTGAGAACCGGCGCTCCCGTTCGGCCGCCGTCATCCGCGGCGGGAGCGCGAGCTGGCTGCGGCATAGCGGTTTCGTGACAGCGAGCGACAGAACCCATCCGCAGACCTCGGTCAAGGAGAAGCCAACCGTGAGTCGCGTTATCACCGTCACCGCAATCCAGTTGCCGGCCGCCAAAGCCGGGGAGACGCCGCACGAAATCAAGGAGCACAACCTGCGACGCATTGACGAAGGCCTCGCGATTGCTGGTGAGCGCGGCTCCGACGTTGCCATCTTCGGCGAGTATGCGAATGCGCGCCACCTCCCGCTCGACAACGGCAGGGCGCGCGAGTTCGCCGACGAGGTGCCCGGCGCGGTGACGGAGCGCATCGCCGAAAGCGCGCGCCGCCATAACATGAATATCCTCGCTCCCCTGGTGGGCCTCTGCGACGGAAAGCTCCGCAATGTCACCGTCCTCATCGGCCGCGATGGGATCATCGTCGGGCAGTACTACAAGGCGCACCTGCCGCTGCCGGAGGCGGAGTGGGGGTTCGAAGCCGGCGACGACATTCCCGTGTTCGACATGGATTTCGGCCGCGTCGGGGTGATGACGTGCATGGATATCGAGTATCCCGAGCATGCCCTGGTGCTCATGTTGCGCGGCGCGGAGATGATATTCTTCCCACACGTTCAGGGCAGTTGGGGGGAGATAGACTGGGAGATTCGCTACCGCGCGCGTGCGGTGGACACGGGGCTCTACATCGTCTCCGCGTGCTACGGCGTGGAGAAGGACGAGCCGTGGCGGCCGGGGATGATGATCGGCCGCTCGAGCGTCATCGGCCCCGACGGAACAATCATGGCCGATGCCGGGCGCTGGGCCGGCGTGTTGACAACGCAGATTGATCTGGATCGCCGACGCATCAGCGATTTCCACTTTGCCCGGCTGTGCGAGCGTACGCTGGCGATCAAGGCGAGCCGCAGGCCGGACCTGTACGGGGAATTGGTCCAGTACGCCTCACGTGATGCCGCTTTGGCCGAGGCGGCGAAACGCGGCGCGACTGGCGGCTAACGCAGCGCGCCTGCGCGCGACAGCAGCGGGATCTCGCCTGCTGTCATTCAATCACTGCGCGGTGAAAGCGCGGCACGGACGACAGATCCGGGGCTGGCGGGAGTCCGGGGGCCGCCTCGCAGCAGGGCGCGGTCGATCCGCTATGCAGCTCTCAGTACGCCGTCGCAGTTGACTTCCCGCGCCAGTGTTGTTCCAGACGCACGTGCTTCGCGGCGCGCGGGAAGGACTCGCCCGGGGGTAAGCATAAGTGTAAGTAAGGAATCGCGCAGCGAACGAGAGGCGGCACGAGTGACAGCCAGGCACGACAACTGGGAGGACGATTCAGCTAAAAGCTTGGACTTGCCCCAGGAGATTCGGGCGTGGGCGGAGGAATGGCTGGCCGCGGACGAACGGATCGAAGTCGCCGCGGCCGGTGATGTTATGCCCGATGGGCGATTCGACGTCAGCTGGCTGGTGGTGACGAACCGACGGCTTGCGGTGCTGGAGTTTGACGAGGAGGATGACGATGTCCTGGTGCGCCGCGAGCTGGGATTGGATCAGCTCGACGCGGTCGAGTTCGAGCATTACGTCGGCGGTGGCTTGCTCAACGCGCTCCGAGATGGCGAGCGCACGGAGTTAATTCGGTTCTCGCGTACCCTGAGCGACTTGTTCGAGGATGCGCGGGATCAGATCACGGCGCAGCTGCGCGAGCACGGTCGCGCGGAGGCACCAAGAGGCGTCGAGGAGCGCGGCGCAGAGGGGGAGCACGGGCGCACGGAGGGCGGGCGCTCGCGGTGTCCGACCTGCGGCCGTCCGCTCGCGCACGGGGATGTCTGCCGCGCCTGCATCGACAAGCAGCGCATCCTGCGGCGCATGGCAAGCTACCTGCGGCCGTACTGGCCGATGCTGGTCTTCGGGATCGCCGTGACATTTGGCGCGACCCTGGCGCAGGCGACGCCCGCATGGATCAGCAAGAAGATCGTCAACGACGCCATCCTCCCGCGCGACCTGGCGGTGCTCACCAAGTGGGTGCTGGTGCTGCTGGCTGTGCTGTTGATGCGCGGGCTGCTGACCTGGGGCAACTCGTACATCATCGCCACTCTCGGCCAGTTCATCATCGCGGATATCCGGCGCAGCGCGTACCTCCATCTTCAGAAGCTGGCGGTCAGCTTCTATGAGAAACGGCAGACCGGACAGCTGATGAGCCGCATCACGCACGACACGCAGCACCTGCAGGAATTCGTCGGTACCAGCATGCAGGAGATCCTGGTGCAGTTGTTCATGGTCATCGTCGTCACCGGGATCATGCTCGGCAGCAGCACCACTCTGACGCTCCTGGTCATGGTGCCGATTCCGTTCCTCGTCTTGTTGTCGATCATGCTCGGGCGCAAGGTGCGCCGATTCTACCGGAGCGCGTGGCGCCGCATGGGCTCGATCAACGCGATGCTCGCCGACACGATCCCCGGCGTCCGGGTGGTCAAGGCGTTCGCTCAGGAGCCGCGCGAAGCCGAGCGCTTCGAGCAGCGCGACCGCAGTTACGTCAGTGCCGTATTGGCCGCCGCGCGGACTCGCAGCAAGTTCTCCGGGCTGATGGCGATGACCATGGGCTCCGGTGCGCTGATCGTTTGGTCCTACGGAGGCTCTCAAGTCATCGCCGGCGAACTCGACCTCGGCACGTTGGTCATGTTCTCCGGGCTGCTGTGGCAGCTCTACGGGCCGGTGACCACCTTGGCCAATCTCAACGAGCGCTTCCAGCGCGCGGCGACGGCTGCGGAGCGCGTGTTCGAGATCCTCGATACGCCGGGCGAGACCGAGCTGACACCGCCCGAGCACCATCCGCATCCGGTCACCGAGGTGCACGGGCGGATCGAGTTCGACCATGTCTTCTTCGGTTACGAGCAGGACGAGCCGGTGCTGCGCGATATCTGCCTCGACGTGCAAGCGGGCGAAATGATCGGCCTGGTTGGACGCAGCGGCGTCGGGAAGACGACGCTCGTCAACCTGATCTGCCGGTTCTACGACCCCAACCGGGGCGTGATCCGGATGGACGGCGAGGATCTGCGCGACNNNNNNNNNNNNNNNNNNNNNNNNNNNNNNNNNNNNNNNNNNNNNNNNNNNNNNNNNNNNNNNNNNNNNNNNNNNNNNNNNNNNNNNNNNNNNNNNNNNNCGCATTGGAACACCTTGCCGTGCTCGCGCCTGATGCTCTCGGCCTACAGGTCTGGCGAACCTGGCGCCGAGAGATGCCGTTCCTCACTTCCCTGCACCGCCGCCGCCATGTAGTCCTGCGCTCGGTTCACCCAACCATCACGCCGGTGAATTTCGCGACGCTCGTCACCGGTGCGACGCCCGGCGTGCACCAAGTGGCCACCAAGCACGACACCATTGCCTGCGAGAGCTTGTTCGACATCGTGCGCGCGGCAGGGCGAACCAGCCTTGGCGCAGGCCAACCCGGAGCCACCGGCGGAGAGTTCCTGGCTCGCCACGCGGAGCTCTCCGGACGCGTCGATGAGCGCAGCGATAACGCCGTGACCGAGCGGGTCCTATCACTGGTCGAGGCGCACCGGCCGTGCTTCGTCATCGCGCAGCTCCTCGAGACGGACACGGTCTTCCACCGCGTCGGCCCCTCGTCGCCGGAAGCCGAGACGGTCGTGCGCGCCACCGACCAACGACTCCGCCAACTCGTGGCGGCGCTTACGGCCCACGACTACGGCGTCATCGTCCTGGCGGACCACGGACAGCACGATGTCCCCGATGCCGCGGAGGGCGAGCATCGCGGCACGCACGGCACCGAATCGGATGAGGACAGCTTAGTTCCCTGCACGTGGACGCCTTGACGTCGTCGCACGACGCGCCCGTGATTGCCTCCTTATTGTACGGCGCGGCCGTCGTGCGCTCACCCCCCTCGGTGTCTGCGGTACGGCGCCTGTGCCATGTCGGCTTCCCCAGCGAACAGGGCATCTCCCCGCTTGTTGCGGCGTCGCGACTGCAGACAAGGATACCCCCGCCGAGCGCGGAATCGCAGCACAGCAGGTGTGCCGTTCGTCGGTCCAACAAGGCGCCGCGTAACAATCGGCTTGCTCGCGGCGTCTAATTAACCGGGAAACTGACGGCGGCGTTGACCGGGGGATAGTTGCGATGGGCCGCGAGGCGATGCGCTCTCCGCTTGCTCAAGTGAACGCGGAGACCCAGCCTTTCGTGTGCGCTATGCATGCGCGCGAGGGGGATGACGGATGTTTCTGGCGCCCCAGGCTCTGAACGCCTACGTTGCAGTCCGGCCTCCCGACTATGCGGAGGAGCGCTCCGGCGACTCCCTGGTCGTGTGGGCTGACCCGCCTTACTGGATGGTTGTCGATCCAGAGTTCCTCGACCTGCTCCAGGAGTTGGGCGGCGAGCGTACGCTTCGCCAGGTGGTTGAAACACGCCCCGCGTGGCAAGGCACCCGTCGTGACATTGCGCGGCAGATCGGCAACCTGCTGGCGGCGGGAGTGGCGGCCGACGCCGCAGGCCACGAGGCGCGCAGCGGCCAACAAGATGCGCCTGACGCGAGGATCGAGAACATCGCCGTCAACATCACGCGCCAGTGCAACCTGCGATGCCACTTCTGTTACAACCTCCATGCGCTGACGTTTGACGACGACACGGAGCTTGCCGCAGAGGAGATCGTCAAGTTCCTCGACGCAGCGCGGCCGTTTGTCAGTCGCAGGCCTTCGCTCACAGTGCTCGGCGGTGAGCCGCTGCTATGTCCGGATAAGCTGCTCGCGGTGTGCCGGCATGCCGCACGTCATGGATTCGAGACGCTGGTCTCGACGAACGGCATTCTCGTCAGCGAGGACTTCGCGCGGGCCGCCCGCCGCATTGGGCTGCAGGTGCAGGTATCGCTTGACGGTCACCGCGCTGAGCTGAACGATGCCCTGCGGGGCGCGGGTACGTTCGACCGGATCGTGCGCGGGATCACCACGCTCGTGCGTCACCGCGTGCACACCATCGTGAGCATGGTATGTCACCGCGACAACCTTGCGTACCTGGAACCGTTTTACGGATTCGCCGCAGCCCTCGGTGTGGCCGAGGCGCGTTTCATTCCCTTGAAACGCATCGGAGGAGCCCTCAGCGGCAGGTTGGATCCAGTCAGGATTAACGACCTGATGCGGGCGGCATTCGCGACCTTCGAGCGCGAGCCGCGATACCTGCCGTTGACCGGCCGTGACGCCTTTTCGATCCTCGCCAACACGTGCCAATACTCGTCGCGCAGGCCGTCCTGCGGCACGGGGCTGCAGACTGTGCTGCTGGATGCGGACGGCCGTCTCTACCCCTGTCCCAACACCAACGTGCCCGAGTTCGCCATTGCGAGCATCCGGGATCCGGATTTCGAATTCGCGGAGGTTTGGCAGGAGTCACCCGTCCTTCAGAGACACCGCCAGCTCACCGACATCTCCCGCATGAACGAGACGTGCTCGGTGTGCGTCGTGCGTCACTGGTGTCTCGGCGGATGTCGCGGAGAGACCCTCGCGACGACCGGCGATCTCACCGCCCCGGCGCCGAATTGCCTGGAGCTGCGCGAGGCCACGATGGAGATGTTCTGGATCCTTGCCCGGCACCCGCATATCGTAGGGCCGGCGACCCGCGTCTGCGGCTAGCAAAGGAGACCGCGGTGAAAGTTGTCGCCCACAGCGTCGTGAGTGCTCACGTGCCCTACCTGCACCTAGGATACATCTCGGCATCGACGGCCAACACGATTGAGGACGGACTGACGGCCATCACTCGCGGATCAGTGCTCCTGATTGCCTGCGTCGGATTGGCCATCATCGTCCGGATTGTCACCAGGCCCTTGCTCACGTTGCTCGTAAGGGCGGCGGTCTATCTGCGTCACATGCCGGAGCGATGCGGGCAGCGATACCCGGTCGCCCGAAGGCTGGAGTCGGTCGGGGAGCGGCTGCATCGCGTCGAAGCCAGCCGCGGGCGCCGCCGTCCGTTCATCCGCGGCCACCGTTCGGCGTAGTATCAGCGCCGTCGGGGCACCGGCTTCCCTCAATGCGGTGCGGGCGGAGCACGGTCGGACGTGCCTCGCGCTGCACGCAATCGCCTCTCGTCACTGCCGGTCGAGCATCCTTGCTCGACCCGCTTCTGCGTCGCCGTCATACCTCGATAGCCAAGACGCGATCGGGAGGAGGTCGTCGGAATGAGCCGGTTTCGGCGGCATGGTCTAGGTCGCCAGGGGCGGTGTGTGCCACGTGGTCGGAGTCGTCCGGCCAGAACCTAGCTAGCCCCGAATCTTCACGTCCAAGTGCCGTTGCCGCTCTACGTCACGAAAGTGCGTTCTGGAGAATGCGGCGGTGACGGACCAGCCATGCGGCTGCGCGTGCCCGCCAGGCTAGCGCCCATAGCGGGTTGAAGCCGAGCACATCGAGCTTGAGGGCAGTCGTGTCCGGAGTGATCCTGGCTTCGTCGGCTTGCTCTGCGGTGTCGTGGACGACGAACTCAATGATCCGGTCTACGAAACCCCGGCGTTGACTCGCCGACAGGCCGTACGCATCCACGATCGCGCGGAGCTGCTGGGCGCGCTCTTCGAGCGGGGGCNNNNNNNNNNNNNNNNNNNNNNNNNNNNNNNNNNNNNNNNNNNNNNNNNNNNNNNNNNNNNNNNNNNNNNNNNNNNNNNNNNNNNNNNNNNNNNNNNNNNCAGCGGATGATGGGCATGACGCTGATGTATCGCGTTGCAGGTCTTCCCGAGCCGGCGGCGGACGAGCGGCGCTTGTGGTGCAACGGCCTGACCACGATCTGGGGGCCGGGCGTCGGCGAGCTCGACGGCGCCGAGACGCGAGACTTGACCGCGGCGGAGATGAAGGCGCGCCGCGCACTGGCCGAGCACCTGAAGCAGCTGCGCGGGAAGTTCCCCGATGCCAGGCTCGTGGACACCGCCACGATTATCGGCGTGCGCGAGACGCGGCGGATCGTCGGGCTGTACACGATCACCGAGGAGGATGTCCTCACCGGGCGGCCGCAGCCGGACTCGATCGCAGTCAGCTCGAACCCGGTGCCGAACTACTACGGCGAGCGGCGGTTTCTCGATCACCGGGGGTTCGAGATTCCCTATCGCAGCCTGGTGCCGGCGGACTTGGACAATGTGCTGCTCGCCGGGCGGTGCATCTCGGCGTGCCAGCCGGCGTTTCAATCCGCGCGGAGCATGGCGCCGAACATGGCGATTTCGCAAGCTGCGGGCACCGCGGGAGCGATGAGCGTCGCGGCGTCCTGCCGACCGGCCGATCTCGACGTGAGCGCATTGCAGCAGCGACTGGAGAGAGATGGGGCGGTCGTGCGCGTGCCGCCGGAGGAGAGGCAGTGAGCCACTACGGCGCGGGACAGCATGGCCAGGCCGGACAAAGCCGTCGTCCGCTGTCCCAATCGCTTGTCATTTCGGCGATGAGCGGATCTGCCGCCCGCGCCGACGGGCAGGGGTGAGGACGTGGCGGTGGCGGAGATGCTGGAAATCCTGGAACGCGCCGACACCACGCGCGTCGCAGACCTACGGCGGCGCGTGCGCGAGGCGATGGAGCGCCCGCCGCAGAGATGGCCGTGTCCGGCTCGCATTGATGAGCGTAACATGGGCGAGGCCCTCATCGTGCGCAAGGCGCGGGCGGTCGCGCTGAAGCTCTCGCGCATGCCGACCGACCTCTGGGACGGCCAACTGTTCGCCGGCTCGATGACCCTGGAGAAGCCGCGCCTGCACGCGGAATGGGGATTCCCGGACTACACGACCGAGGAGGAGCGTGCGGCGGCCGCCGAGCGCGGCCTGAGCATACACTCGGTATTCGGCCACATCGTCCCCGATTATCCTTCTCTGCTCGCAAACGGTCTGCGCGGCATACGCGCCGAAGCCGAGGCGCAGCGCGCCAACGCCCGGAACGCCGAGGAGAACGCGTTCCTCGATGCGGTGTGCGTGGCGGTTGACGGGGTGATGGCGTTTGCGCTTCGGCTAGCTGAGCGCTGCGCGGAAGCGGCGGAGCGGCACACCGATGCCGGGCGCGCCGCGGAACTCAGCCGGATGTCAGCCAATCTGCGCCAAGTGCCCGCCGGGCCGAGCGAGACGTTCTGGCAGGCGCTCCAGTCGGTATGGCTGCTGCACATGGTCTTCCACTCCACGATGAACGGCAACGCGGTCGGCCGGCTCGACCAGTACGCCTGGCCGTACCTGCGCGCGGACCTGGAGGCGGGACGCTTGGATCTCGAGCGAGCAGCGGAACTCGTGGACTGCTTCTGCCTCAAGTTCAACGAGCGCGCGACGACGACGGAGGAGCTGCGCGCGGAATCGCGCGCGGATGAACCGTTCGACGTGAGCCGGCGCACGCGGCATTACACGTCGTCGCAGATCGGCACCAACCGCGACAGTCTCGACGCGACCAACCACTGGCTGCAGAACATCATCGTCGGCGGAGTGACGCCCGACGGCGGGGACGGCACCAACCCCCTGACGTTCCTGCTGCTGGAGAGTTGCCGCCGCAACCAGATGACGAACCCGGTGATGAGCGTGCGGGTGCATCGCGAATCCCCCGACGCGCTGATGCGCCATGTCTGCGACGTGCTCAAGGATGGCGGAGGCATGCCGGCGATTTTCAACGACGAGGAGATCATGCCCGCGCTGCAGGCCGTCGGCATTCCGATTCGCGATGCCCGGGACTACACCAACGACGGCTGCTGGGAGGTCATCATCCCCGGGCGGACGGATTTCAAGTTCCAGCGGCTGAGCCTGATGCTGTGCGTGGAGTGGGCGCTCAATCGGGGGCGCTCGCGGATTGACGGGTCACAGCAGGGGCCGGACACGGGCGACCCGCGGGAATTCGCGACGTACGGCGACGTGTGGCGGGCGTTCCTGGTGCAGATGGACGCGATGGTCGAACGCGTGGTGCGCCGGGTAGTGGCTACGATTGACGAACGCAGCGTCATTGCGCCGGTGCCGTTGTTGAGCGCGCTGATTGACGGCGCGATACAGTCGCGGCGCGACCTGACGGCGGGCGGCGCGAAGTACCGCACGTTCGGCATGCTGGCGGAGAGCGCGGCGCATGCGATTGACTCGCTGGTCGCGATGAAGAAGGTCATCTTCGACGATCGGCAGGCGAGCATGTCGGAGCTGTGCGATGCGCTCGCCGCGGGCTTCGAGGGGCACGCGGCGCTGCGCGCGAGGCTC
Proteins encoded in this region:
- a CDS encoding ABC transporter ATP-binding protein, whose protein sequence is MTARHDNWEDDSAKSLDLPQEIRAWAEEWLAADERIEVAAAGDVMPDGRFDVSWLVVTNRRLAVLEFDEEDDDVLVRRELGLDQLDAVEFEHYVGGGLLNALRDGERTELIRFSRTLSDLFEDARDQITAQLREHGRAEAPRGVEERGAEGEHGRTEGGRSRCPTCGRPLAHGDVCRACIDKQRILRRMASYLRPYWPMLVFGIAVTFGATLAQATPAWISKKIVNDAILPRDLAVLTKWVLVLLAVLLMRGLLTWGNSYIIATLGQFIIADIRRSAYLHLQKLAVSFYEKRQTGQLMSRITHDTQHLQEFVGTSMQEILVQLFMVIVVTGIMLGSSTTLTLLVMVPIPFLVLLSIMLGRKVRRFYRSAWRRMGSINAMLADTIPGVRVVKAFAQEPREAERFEQRDRSYVSAVLAAARTRSKFSGLMAMTMGSGALIVWSYGGSQVIAGELDLGTLVMFSGLLWQLYGPVTTLANLNERFQRAATAAERVFEILDTPGETELTPPEHHPHPVTEVHGRIEFDHVFFGYEQDEPVLRDICLDVQAGEMIGLVGRSGVGKTTLVNLICRFYDPNRGVIRMDGEDLRD
- a CDS encoding radical SAM protein; protein product: MFLAPQALNAYVAVRPPDYAEERSGDSLVVWADPPYWMVVDPEFLDLLQELGGERTLRQVVETRPAWQGTRRDIARQIGNLLAAGVAADAAGHEARSGQQDAPDARIENIAVNITRQCNLRCHFCYNLHALTFDDDTELAAEEIVKFLDAARPFVSRRPSLTVLGGEPLLCPDKLLAVCRHAARHGFETLVSTNGILVSEDFARAARRIGLQVQVSLDGHRAELNDALRGAGTFDRIVRGITTLVRHRVHTIVSMVCHRDNLAYLEPFYGFAAALGVAEARFIPLKRIGGALSGRLDPVRINDLMRAAFATFEREPRYLPLTGRDAFSILANTCQYSSRRPSCGTGLQTVLLDADGRLYPCPNTNVPEFAIASIRDPDFEFAEVWQESPVLQRHRQLTDISRMNETCSVCVVRHWCLGGCRGETLATTGDLTAPAPNCLELREATMEMFWILARHPHIVGPATRVCG
- a CDS encoding carbon-nitrogen hydrolase family protein, translated to MSRVITVTAIQLPAAKAGETPHEIKEHNLRRIDEGLAIAGERGSDVAIFGEYANARHLPLDNGRAREFADEVPGAVTERIAESARRHNMNILAPLVGLCDGKLRNVTVLIGRDGIIVGQYYKAHLPLPEAEWGFEAGDDIPVFDMDFGRVGVMTCMDIEYPEHALVLMLRGAEMIFFPHVQGSWGEIDWEIRYRARAVDTGLYIVSACYGVEKDEPWRPGMMIGRSSVIGPDGTIMADAGRWAGVLTTQIDLDRRRISDFHFARLCERTLAIKASRRPDLYGELVQYASRDAALAEAAKRGATGG
- a CDS encoding aminoglycoside phosphotransferase family protein encodes the protein PPLEERAQQLRAIVDAYGLSASQRRGFVDRIIEFVVHDTAEQADEARITPDTTALKLDVLGFNPLWALAWRARAAAWLVRHRRILQNALS
- a CDS encoding FAD-dependent oxidoreductase, whose product is QRMMGMTLMYRVAGLPEPAADERRLWCNGLTTIWGPGVGELDGAETRDLTAAEMKARRALAEHLKQLRGKFPDARLVDTATIIGVRETRRIVGLYTITEEDVLTGRPQPDSIAVSSNPVPNYYGERRFLDHRGFEIPYRSLVPADLDNVLLAGRCISACQPAFQSARSMAPNMAISQAAGTAGAMSVAASCRPADLDVSALQQRLERDGAVVRVPPEERQ
- a CDS encoding alkaline phosphatase family protein, whose translation is ALEHLAVLAPDALGLQVWRTWRREMPFLTSLHRRRHVVLRSVHPTITPVNFATLVTGATPGVHQVATKHDTIACESLFDIVRAAGRTSLGAGQPGATGGEFLARHAELSGRVDERSDNAVTERVLSLVEAHRPCFVIAQLLETDTVFHRVGPSSPEAETVVRATDQRLRQLVAALTAHDYGVIVLADHGQHDVPDAAEGEHRGTHGTESDEDSLVPCTWTP